One Xiphias gladius isolate SHS-SW01 ecotype Sanya breed wild chromosome 13, ASM1685928v1, whole genome shotgun sequence genomic window carries:
- the cryaa gene encoding alpha-crystallin A chain, with the protein MDIAIQHPWFRRALGSVYPARLFDQFFGEGMFDYDLFPYTASTISPYYRQSVFRNFLDSSNSGISEVRSDRDKFTVYLDVKHFAPDELSVKVTDDYVEIQGKHGERQDDHGYISREFHRRYRLPSSVDQTSITCSLSAEGLLTLTGPKVTAGSESGRSERSIPVTRDDKPNAAASS; encoded by the exons ATGGATATTGCCATCCAGCACCCCTGGTTCAGACGTGCCCTGGGCTCTGTCTACCCTGCCCGGCTCTTTGACCAGTTTTTTGGAGAGGGCATGTTTGACTACGACCTCTTTCCCTACACCGCCTCCACCATCAGCCCCTATTACAGACAGTCAGTGTTCCGCAACTTTTTGGATTCTTCAAACTCCGGCATCTCTGAG GTGAGGTCTGACAGGGATAAGTTTACGGTTTACCTGGACGTCAAGCACTTCGCTCCTGATGAGCTCAGTGTAAAGGTCACTGACGACTACGTGGAAATCCAGGGCAAGCATGGAGAAAGACAG GACGACCATGGTTACATATCTCGCGAGTTCCACCGCCGCTACCGCCTCCCCTCCAGTGTTGACCAGACATCGATCACCTGCTCTCTGTCAGCTGAAGGTCTGCTGACTCTGACCGGGCCAAAGGTCACCGCCGGAAGCGAATCCGGTCGCAGCGAGCGCAGCATCCCTGTCACCCGTGACGACAAGCCCAACGCTGCTGCGTCCTCTTAG
- the LOC120798051 gene encoding heat shock factor 2-binding protein isoform X2, protein MFAAAVQAVLLIIFMPVYGLLRNSDQPEDDEMCHLMSKPFILGGFVRVRKRDLEKLTTEVMQLREFLPRVLSGDLIDLLHRARATLTVKDHLAQEQEQLRRECLHLQSRLDALQSDCQREREEKLLLREQLWQSAAELQQQADFCSGLGSATCSLLWSCSATEDTVTHWLADGKLQSFLTVAAQTLESFVRSLDEDVKTQTEDHNSQEHQFVLALAGTITNIAAATCGRNFLSSSAHILLDTLMKLLELMKPGVFPKLKVLMLMALYNVSISVKGLKYISENPGLLPLIWTLLNDGDWEVCLHSLRLLQSVLLEEEVLLLLGSSLLDPDLQARVSQLSSSAKPSLRLAAQQTLEDLQALRQARGCKQNSL, encoded by the exons ATGTTTGCCGCTGCGGTCCAGGCAGTCctcttgattattttcatgcCAGTGTATGGATTACTGAGAAACTCAGACCAACCAGAGGATGATGAGATGTGTCACCTCATGTCTAAACCCTTTATCTTA GGTGGCTTTGTCAGGGTGAGGAAGAGAGATCTAGAGAAGCTGACCACAGAGGTCATGCAGCTGAGGGAGTTCCTGCCCAGAGTTCTGAGTGGGGACCTGATTGACTTGCTGCATAGAGCTCGAGCAACTCTGACAG TGAAGGACCACCTTGCGCAGGAACAGGAGCAGTTGCGACGGGAGTGTCTGCACCTTCAGTCCCGACTGGATGCATTGCAGTCtgactgtcagagagagagggag gAGAAACTGCTGTTGCGTGAACAGCTGTGGCAGAGTGcggcagagctgcagcagcaggccGACTTCTGCTCCGGTCTGGGATCTGCCACCTGCAGcctgctgtggagctgctctGCCACTGAGGACACGGTCACACACTGGCTGGCTGAT GGGAAGCTGCAGTCTTTTCTGACTGTAGCTGCTCAGACTCTGGAGAGCTTCGTCAGGTCTTTGGATGAGGATGTGAAAACTCAAACTGAGGACCACAACTCCCAGGAGCACCAGTTTGTTTTGGCTCTGGCTGGAACCATTACTA ACATAGCAGCAGCGACCTGTGGGCGGAACTTCCTGTCCAGCTCGGCTCACATCCTACTGGACACTCTGATGAAGCTTCTGGAGCTGATGAAGCCTGGTGTCTTCCCCAAACTGAAGGT GTTGATGCTGATGGCTCTGTATAATGTCAGCATCAGTGTTAAAGGGCTGAAGTACATCAGTGAGAACCCAGGACTCCTGCCTCTCATCTGGACCCTGCTGAACG ATGGAGACTGGGAGGTGTGTCTCCACTCTCTGCGTCTCCTGCAGTCAGTGttgttggaggaggaggtgctgcTCCTGCTGGGCTCCTCTCTGCTGGATCCAGACCTCCAGGCTCGCGTCAGCCAGCTCAGCTCTAGTGCGAAACCAAGCTTGCGACTGGCTGCCCAGCAGACCCTGGAGGATCTGCAGGCCCTCCGACAG gcTCGGGGATGTAAACAGAACAGCCTTTGA
- the LOC120798051 gene encoding heat shock factor 2-binding protein isoform X1, whose translation MFAAAVQAVLLIIFMPVYGLLRNSDQPEDDEMCHLMSKPFILGGFVRVRKRDLEKLTTEVMQLREFLPRVLSGDLIDLLHRARATLTVKDHLAQEQEQLRRECLHLQSRLDALQSDCQREREEKLLLREQLWQSAAELQQQADFCSGLGSATCSLLWSCSATEDTVTHWLADGKLQSFLTVAAQTLESFVRSLDEDVKTQTEDHNSQEHQFVLALAGTITNIAAATCGRNFLSSSAHILLDTLMKLLELMKPGVFPKLKVYVELWLMLMALYNVSISVKGLKYISENPGLLPLIWTLLNDGDWEVCLHSLRLLQSVLLEEEVLLLLGSSLLDPDLQARVSQLSSSAKPSLRLAAQQTLEDLQALRQARGCKQNSL comes from the exons ATGTTTGCCGCTGCGGTCCAGGCAGTCctcttgattattttcatgcCAGTGTATGGATTACTGAGAAACTCAGACCAACCAGAGGATGATGAGATGTGTCACCTCATGTCTAAACCCTTTATCTTA GGTGGCTTTGTCAGGGTGAGGAAGAGAGATCTAGAGAAGCTGACCACAGAGGTCATGCAGCTGAGGGAGTTCCTGCCCAGAGTTCTGAGTGGGGACCTGATTGACTTGCTGCATAGAGCTCGAGCAACTCTGACAG TGAAGGACCACCTTGCGCAGGAACAGGAGCAGTTGCGACGGGAGTGTCTGCACCTTCAGTCCCGACTGGATGCATTGCAGTCtgactgtcagagagagagggag gAGAAACTGCTGTTGCGTGAACAGCTGTGGCAGAGTGcggcagagctgcagcagcaggccGACTTCTGCTCCGGTCTGGGATCTGCCACCTGCAGcctgctgtggagctgctctGCCACTGAGGACACGGTCACACACTGGCTGGCTGAT GGGAAGCTGCAGTCTTTTCTGACTGTAGCTGCTCAGACTCTGGAGAGCTTCGTCAGGTCTTTGGATGAGGATGTGAAAACTCAAACTGAGGACCACAACTCCCAGGAGCACCAGTTTGTTTTGGCTCTGGCTGGAACCATTACTA ACATAGCAGCAGCGACCTGTGGGCGGAACTTCCTGTCCAGCTCGGCTCACATCCTACTGGACACTCTGATGAAGCTTCTGGAGCTGATGAAGCCTGGTGTCTTCCCCAAACTGAAGGTGTACGTGGAACTGTG GTTGATGCTGATGGCTCTGTATAATGTCAGCATCAGTGTTAAAGGGCTGAAGTACATCAGTGAGAACCCAGGACTCCTGCCTCTCATCTGGACCCTGCTGAACG ATGGAGACTGGGAGGTGTGTCTCCACTCTCTGCGTCTCCTGCAGTCAGTGttgttggaggaggaggtgctgcTCCTGCTGGGCTCCTCTCTGCTGGATCCAGACCTCCAGGCTCGCGTCAGCCAGCTCAGCTCTAGTGCGAAACCAAGCTTGCGACTGGCTGCCCAGCAGACCCTGGAGGATCTGCAGGCCCTCCGACAG gcTCGGGGATGTAAACAGAACAGCCTTTGA
- the LOC120798051 gene encoding heat shock factor 2-binding protein isoform X4, producing the protein MQLREFLPRVLSGDLIDLLHRARATLTVKDHLAQEQEQLRRECLHLQSRLDALQSDCQREREEKLLLREQLWQSAAELQQQADFCSGLGSATCSLLWSCSATEDTVTHWLADGKLQSFLTVAAQTLESFVRSLDEDVKTQTEDHNSQEHQFVLALAGTITNIAAATCGRNFLSSSAHILLDTLMKLLELMKPGVFPKLKVYVELWLMLMALYNVSISVKGLKYISENPGLLPLIWTLLNDGDWEVCLHSLRLLQSVLLEEEVLLLLGSSLLDPDLQARVSQLSSSAKPSLRLAAQQTLEDLQALRQARGCKQNSL; encoded by the exons ATGCAGCTGAGGGAGTTCCTGCCCAGAGTTCTGAGTGGGGACCTGATTGACTTGCTGCATAGAGCTCGAGCAACTCTGACAG TGAAGGACCACCTTGCGCAGGAACAGGAGCAGTTGCGACGGGAGTGTCTGCACCTTCAGTCCCGACTGGATGCATTGCAGTCtgactgtcagagagagagggag gAGAAACTGCTGTTGCGTGAACAGCTGTGGCAGAGTGcggcagagctgcagcagcaggccGACTTCTGCTCCGGTCTGGGATCTGCCACCTGCAGcctgctgtggagctgctctGCCACTGAGGACACGGTCACACACTGGCTGGCTGAT GGGAAGCTGCAGTCTTTTCTGACTGTAGCTGCTCAGACTCTGGAGAGCTTCGTCAGGTCTTTGGATGAGGATGTGAAAACTCAAACTGAGGACCACAACTCCCAGGAGCACCAGTTTGTTTTGGCTCTGGCTGGAACCATTACTA ACATAGCAGCAGCGACCTGTGGGCGGAACTTCCTGTCCAGCTCGGCTCACATCCTACTGGACACTCTGATGAAGCTTCTGGAGCTGATGAAGCCTGGTGTCTTCCCCAAACTGAAGGTGTACGTGGAACTGTG GTTGATGCTGATGGCTCTGTATAATGTCAGCATCAGTGTTAAAGGGCTGAAGTACATCAGTGAGAACCCAGGACTCCTGCCTCTCATCTGGACCCTGCTGAACG ATGGAGACTGGGAGGTGTGTCTCCACTCTCTGCGTCTCCTGCAGTCAGTGttgttggaggaggaggtgctgcTCCTGCTGGGCTCCTCTCTGCTGGATCCAGACCTCCAGGCTCGCGTCAGCCAGCTCAGCTCTAGTGCGAAACCAAGCTTGCGACTGGCTGCCCAGCAGACCCTGGAGGATCTGCAGGCCCTCCGACAG gcTCGGGGATGTAAACAGAACAGCCTTTGA
- the LOC120798051 gene encoding heat shock factor 2-binding protein isoform X5, whose translation MSASLGGKSPALNHGAKGGFVRVRKRDLEKLTTEVMQLREFLPRVLSGDLIDLLHRARATLTVKDHLAQEQEQLRRECLHLQSRLDALQSDCQREREEKLLLREQLWQSAAELQQQADFCSGLGSATCSLLWSCSATEDTVTHWLADGKLQSFLTVAAQTLESFVRSLDEDVKTQTEDHNSQEHQFVLALAGTITNIAAATCGRNFLSSSAHILLDTLMKLLELMKPGVFPKLKVLMLMALYNVSISVKGLKYISENPGLLPLIWTLLNDGDWEVCLHSLRLLQSVLLEEEVLLLLGSSLLDPDLQARVSQLSSSAKPSLRLAAQQTLEDLQALRQARGCKQNSL comes from the exons ATGTCGGCGTCTTTAGGCGGGAAATCGCCGGCTCTGAATCACGGAGCCAAG GGTGGCTTTGTCAGGGTGAGGAAGAGAGATCTAGAGAAGCTGACCACAGAGGTCATGCAGCTGAGGGAGTTCCTGCCCAGAGTTCTGAGTGGGGACCTGATTGACTTGCTGCATAGAGCTCGAGCAACTCTGACAG TGAAGGACCACCTTGCGCAGGAACAGGAGCAGTTGCGACGGGAGTGTCTGCACCTTCAGTCCCGACTGGATGCATTGCAGTCtgactgtcagagagagagggag gAGAAACTGCTGTTGCGTGAACAGCTGTGGCAGAGTGcggcagagctgcagcagcaggccGACTTCTGCTCCGGTCTGGGATCTGCCACCTGCAGcctgctgtggagctgctctGCCACTGAGGACACGGTCACACACTGGCTGGCTGAT GGGAAGCTGCAGTCTTTTCTGACTGTAGCTGCTCAGACTCTGGAGAGCTTCGTCAGGTCTTTGGATGAGGATGTGAAAACTCAAACTGAGGACCACAACTCCCAGGAGCACCAGTTTGTTTTGGCTCTGGCTGGAACCATTACTA ACATAGCAGCAGCGACCTGTGGGCGGAACTTCCTGTCCAGCTCGGCTCACATCCTACTGGACACTCTGATGAAGCTTCTGGAGCTGATGAAGCCTGGTGTCTTCCCCAAACTGAAGGT GTTGATGCTGATGGCTCTGTATAATGTCAGCATCAGTGTTAAAGGGCTGAAGTACATCAGTGAGAACCCAGGACTCCTGCCTCTCATCTGGACCCTGCTGAACG ATGGAGACTGGGAGGTGTGTCTCCACTCTCTGCGTCTCCTGCAGTCAGTGttgttggaggaggaggtgctgcTCCTGCTGGGCTCCTCTCTGCTGGATCCAGACCTCCAGGCTCGCGTCAGCCAGCTCAGCTCTAGTGCGAAACCAAGCTTGCGACTGGCTGCCCAGCAGACCCTGGAGGATCTGCAGGCCCTCCGACAG gcTCGGGGATGTAAACAGAACAGCCTTTGA
- the LOC120798051 gene encoding heat shock factor 2-binding protein isoform X3, whose product MSASLGGKSPALNHGAKGGFVRVRKRDLEKLTTEVMQLREFLPRVLSGDLIDLLHRARATLTVKDHLAQEQEQLRRECLHLQSRLDALQSDCQREREEKLLLREQLWQSAAELQQQADFCSGLGSATCSLLWSCSATEDTVTHWLADGKLQSFLTVAAQTLESFVRSLDEDVKTQTEDHNSQEHQFVLALAGTITNIAAATCGRNFLSSSAHILLDTLMKLLELMKPGVFPKLKVYVELWLMLMALYNVSISVKGLKYISENPGLLPLIWTLLNDGDWEVCLHSLRLLQSVLLEEEVLLLLGSSLLDPDLQARVSQLSSSAKPSLRLAAQQTLEDLQALRQARGCKQNSL is encoded by the exons ATGTCGGCGTCTTTAGGCGGGAAATCGCCGGCTCTGAATCACGGAGCCAAG GGTGGCTTTGTCAGGGTGAGGAAGAGAGATCTAGAGAAGCTGACCACAGAGGTCATGCAGCTGAGGGAGTTCCTGCCCAGAGTTCTGAGTGGGGACCTGATTGACTTGCTGCATAGAGCTCGAGCAACTCTGACAG TGAAGGACCACCTTGCGCAGGAACAGGAGCAGTTGCGACGGGAGTGTCTGCACCTTCAGTCCCGACTGGATGCATTGCAGTCtgactgtcagagagagagggag gAGAAACTGCTGTTGCGTGAACAGCTGTGGCAGAGTGcggcagagctgcagcagcaggccGACTTCTGCTCCGGTCTGGGATCTGCCACCTGCAGcctgctgtggagctgctctGCCACTGAGGACACGGTCACACACTGGCTGGCTGAT GGGAAGCTGCAGTCTTTTCTGACTGTAGCTGCTCAGACTCTGGAGAGCTTCGTCAGGTCTTTGGATGAGGATGTGAAAACTCAAACTGAGGACCACAACTCCCAGGAGCACCAGTTTGTTTTGGCTCTGGCTGGAACCATTACTA ACATAGCAGCAGCGACCTGTGGGCGGAACTTCCTGTCCAGCTCGGCTCACATCCTACTGGACACTCTGATGAAGCTTCTGGAGCTGATGAAGCCTGGTGTCTTCCCCAAACTGAAGGTGTACGTGGAACTGTG GTTGATGCTGATGGCTCTGTATAATGTCAGCATCAGTGTTAAAGGGCTGAAGTACATCAGTGAGAACCCAGGACTCCTGCCTCTCATCTGGACCCTGCTGAACG ATGGAGACTGGGAGGTGTGTCTCCACTCTCTGCGTCTCCTGCAGTCAGTGttgttggaggaggaggtgctgcTCCTGCTGGGCTCCTCTCTGCTGGATCCAGACCTCCAGGCTCGCGTCAGCCAGCTCAGCTCTAGTGCGAAACCAAGCTTGCGACTGGCTGCCCAGCAGACCCTGGAGGATCTGCAGGCCCTCCGACAG gcTCGGGGATGTAAACAGAACAGCCTTTGA